From the genome of Oncorhynchus tshawytscha isolate Ot180627B linkage group LG31, Otsh_v2.0, whole genome shotgun sequence, one region includes:
- the LOC112229852 gene encoding voltage-dependent calcium channel gamma-6 subunit, translating into MWSTFFLHEEDGRPIPPGAGVGAGAGTLGLTGVMGGRGAGAGAMGVKRRAKASTSGGMSEVQEGKIKLAFFVAIVGVVLTVLGLGTEYWVVLSPPKNFYNNQTCLAAHYGLWKGCTRTLWVADIDPERESCGPAELPGESNCTYFKFYTTGENAVIFQKTTEKSLNVAAAMMALFGLFLMVTGAICITTALSKGESFFLKAASVCFILSGLLILLSLIVFNQSVLSFLASDHSVPLHHELSWSVSCVGFAGAILILGGTLFLLLALPFSPWRRCFPPKNESDS; encoded by the exons ATGTGGTCCACCTTCTTTCTGCACGAAGAGGATGGCAGGCCGATTCCACCAGGGGCGGGAGTAGGAGCCGGAGCAGGTACTCTGGGACTGACCGGTGTCATGGGTGGCAGAGGGGCTGGGGCTGGTGCTATGGGAGTTAAGCGCCGTGCAAAAGCGTCAACATCAGGAGGCATGAGCGAGGTCCAGGAGGGCAAGATCAAGCTGGCGTTCTTCGTGGCCATCGTGGGTGTGGTGTTGACTGTCTTGGGCTTGGGCACAGAGTATTGGGTGGTGCTGTCTCCGCCCAAGAACTTCTACAACAACCAGACATGTCTGGCAGCACACTACGGGCTGTGGAAAGGATGCACCCGGACTCTGTGGGTGGCTGACATAGACCCTGAGCGAGAGAGCTGTGGGCCGGCTGAATTGCCCGGAG AATCCAACTGCACCTACTTCAAGTTCTACACCACTGGAGAGAATGCCGTCATCTTCCAGAAAACAACAGAAAAGA GTCTGAATGTGGCGGCGGCCATGATGGCCCTCTTCGGTCTCTTCCTGATGGTCACAGGGGCCATATGCATCACCACAGCCCTCAGCAAAGGAGAATCATTCTTCCTCAAGGCTGCATCGGTTTGCTTCATTCTGTCAG gCCTCTTGATTCTCCTGTCTCTTATTGTTTTCAACCAATCGGTACTCTCCTTCCTAGCCAGTGACCACTCGGTGCCGTTGCATCATGAGTTGTCTTGGTCAGTATCCTGTGTTGGGTTTGCAGGGGCCATTCTTATTTTGGGCGGAACCCTATTTCTCTTGCTTGCGCTACCATTCAGCCCCTGGCGAAGGTGttttcccccaaaaaatgaaAGCGATAGCTAG